Proteins encoded together in one Staphylococcus aureus window:
- a CDS encoding FAD/NAD(P)-binding protein, producing the protein MRVAIIGMGTAGVSVLRELVKHPKFNQLDIDLYDDKVNMGQGVPFQNDSSELLINMPSKKMSLNLDDETEFWKWYKQQTDFNFDEPAYLPRFVFGHYMKSYLSMFTKKYPNISTNYNKVQEIYTNSNIDETNLTYYICTTNSGQSWQAYDYVFLTCGTFAYHDPYNLKGKKGYIATPYPTYNTLDEVNELDDIAIIGTGLASLDVVRYVAAHHPKLPITMTSRSAHLPSVRGTMIDVTFKYLTKDKLNDIKKHHFGNAPLDTLVSLFLKECAEYDIDFKKLVHRRTGNHIADLKYDLARPTEMGIFQSMIEHLKENLNWIWNSLSIEDQHQFNQKYSKMIQLNSNPMPPRTAELIIELIENKSLILKKDLEDVKHDGKLYYFSYKNQESVDIYNVVINATGAKSHLNELDQDDQLIRNLENRQIVQAHPMGGIQIIPETNQVISPRFGTLTNMIAIGQMTNGVNKLRNGVKMIVEQVAHTVSQLYDALESNEQQQRSDNQ; encoded by the coding sequence ATGCGTGTAGCAATAATAGGCATGGGAACTGCTGGTGTAAGTGTATTGAGAGAGTTAGTTAAGCACCCGAAGTTTAATCAATTAGATATAGATTTATACGATGATAAAGTAAATATGGGACAGGGCGTACCATTTCAAAATGATAGTTCTGAGCTGCTAATTAATATGCCTTCGAAAAAGATGAGTTTAAATTTAGATGATGAGACTGAATTTTGGAAGTGGTATAAACAACAAACTGATTTTAATTTTGATGAACCTGCATATTTACCGAGATTTGTATTCGGACATTATATGAAATCTTATTTATCTATGTTCACGAAAAAATATCCAAATATATCAACTAATTATAATAAAGTTCAAGAGATTTATACAAATTCTAATATCGATGAAACGAATTTAACTTATTACATATGTACTACAAATTCAGGACAATCATGGCAAGCGTACGATTATGTATTTTTAACATGTGGTACATTTGCCTACCATGATCCATATAACTTAAAGGGTAAAAAAGGATATATCGCTACGCCTTATCCAACATATAATACGTTAGACGAAGTAAATGAACTGGACGATATTGCGATTATTGGTACAGGCCTTGCCAGTTTAGATGTTGTCCGTTATGTTGCTGCTCATCATCCAAAATTACCAATTACTATGACGAGTCGTTCTGCTCATTTACCAAGTGTAAGAGGTACAATGATAGACGTGACATTCAAGTACTTAACTAAAGACAAATTAAATGACATTAAAAAACATCATTTCGGCAATGCACCGCTTGATACTTTAGTTTCTTTATTTTTAAAAGAATGTGCTGAATATGACATTGATTTTAAAAAATTAGTACATAGACGTACAGGAAATCATATTGCAGATTTGAAGTATGATTTAGCGCGTCCAACAGAAATGGGCATTTTCCAAAGTATGATTGAACATTTGAAAGAGAATTTAAATTGGATATGGAATAGCTTAAGTATTGAAGACCAACATCAATTTAATCAAAAATACTCAAAGATGATTCAATTAAATTCAAATCCAATGCCTCCAAGAACTGCTGAACTAATTATTGAATTAATAGAAAATAAGTCTTTAATTTTGAAAAAAGATTTAGAAGATGTGAAACATGATGGCAAGTTGTATTATTTTTCATACAAAAACCAAGAATCAGTAGACATATATAATGTTGTCATTAACGCGACAGGTGCAAAAAGTCATTTAAATGAATTGGATCAAGATGATCAATTAATTAGAAATCTTGAAAATAGACAAATTGTACAAGCACACCCAATGGGAGGCATACAAATCATTCCGGAAACCAATCAAGTTATTAGTCCAAGGTTTGGAACATTAACAAATATGATTGCGATAGGTCAAATGACAAACGGTGTTAATAAACTACGAAACGGTGTGAAAATGATTGTAGAACAAGTTGCGCATACAGTATCTCAATTATATGATGCTTTAGAATCGAATGAGCAACAACAGCGCAGTGACAATCAATAA
- a CDS encoding riboflavin synthase → MFTGIVEEIGVVKSVQIRQSVRTIEIEAHKITADMHIGDSISVNGACLTVIDFNQTSFTVQVIKGTENKTYLADVKRQSEVNLERAMSGNGRFGGHFVLGHVDELGTVSKINETANAKIITIQCSQHINNQLVKQGSITVDGVSLTVFDKHDNSFDIHLIPETRRSTILSSKKLGDKVHLETDVLFKYVENILNKDKDQLSVDKLRAFGF, encoded by the coding sequence ATGTTTACTGGCATCGTTGAAGAAATAGGTGTCGTTAAAAGTGTTCAAATTCGTCAATCAGTCAGGACGATTGAAATTGAAGCACATAAGATTACGGCAGATATGCATATTGGTGATTCCATCAGTGTTAATGGTGCATGTTTAACAGTGATTGATTTTAATCAGACATCTTTTACTGTTCAAGTAATTAAAGGCACTGAAAATAAAACCTATTTAGCAGATGTTAAGCGACAATCAGAAGTAAATTTAGAGCGTGCCATGAGTGGTAACGGTAGGTTTGGTGGACATTTTGTCCTCGGTCATGTAGATGAACTAGGAACAGTTTCAAAAATAAATGAAACAGCCAATGCAAAAATTATTACGATTCAATGTAGCCAACATATTAATAATCAGTTAGTTAAGCAAGGGTCTATTACTGTGGATGGTGTTAGTCTAACGGTATTTGATAAGCATGATAACAGTTTTGACATTCATCTTATTCCAGAAACGAGGCGTTCAACGATTTTATCATCCAAAAAATTAGGAGATAAAGTACATTTAGAAACAGACGTTTTGTTTAAATATGTTGAAAATATTT
- the ribD gene encoding bifunctional diaminohydroxyphosphoribosylaminopyrimidine deaminase/5-amino-6-(5-phosphoribosylamino)uracil reductase RibD, with amino-acid sequence MSQFMDYAIQLANMVQGQTGVNPPVGAVVVKEGRIVGIGAHLRKGDKHAEVQALDMAQQNAEGATIYITLEPCSHFGSTPPCVNKIIDCKIAKVVYATKDNSLDTHGDETLRAHGIEVECVDDERASQLYQDFFKAKAKQLPQITVKVSASLDGKQANDNGQSQWITNKEVKQDVYKLRHRHDAVLTGRRTVELDDPQYTTRIQDGKNPIKVILSKSGNIHFNQQIYQDESTPIWIYTENPNLTTNQTHIEIIYLKSCDLTTILHNLYKRGVGTLLVEAGPTTTSEFLQSNYIDEFILYYAPKLIGGSGNYQFYQTNDVIEIPDANQFEIVHSELLNQNVKLTLRKK; translated from the coding sequence TTGAGTCAATTTATGGATTATGCGATTCAACTTGCAAATATGGTACAAGGTCAAACAGGTGTTAATCCACCCGTTGGCGCTGTTGTAGTTAAAGAAGGTAGGATTGTTGGTATTGGTGCACACTTGAGAAAAGGTGACAAGCATGCGGAGGTTCAAGCACTTGATATGGCACAACAAAATGCTGAAGGTGCGACGATTTATATTACGTTAGAGCCATGTAGTCATTTTGGTTCAACACCACCCTGTGTTAACAAAATAATTGATTGTAAGATAGCAAAAGTAGTATACGCAACAAAAGACAATTCGTTAGACACACATGGTGATGAGACGTTACGGGCTCACGGTATTGAGGTTGAATGCGTTGATGATGAACGGGCATCACAATTATACCAAGACTTTTTTAAAGCAAAAGCAAAGCAACTGCCACAAATTACAGTGAAAGTATCTGCAAGTTTAGATGGTAAACAAGCGAATGATAATGGACAAAGTCAATGGATTACTAACAAAGAGGTTAAACAAGATGTCTATAAGTTAAGACATCGACACGACGCAGTGTTAACTGGAAGACGTACAGTTGAATTAGATGATCCACAATATACTACACGTATTCAAGATGGAAAAAACCCTATAAAAGTAATATTGTCTAAGTCTGGGAATATTCATTTTAATCAGCAAATTTATCAAGATGAATCAACACCAATTTGGATATATACTGAAAATCCAAATTTAACAACCAATCAAACACATATTGAAATTATTTACTTGAAGTCTTGCGATTTAACAACAATTCTTCACAATTTATATAAAAGAGGAGTTGGAACTTTGCTAGTCGAGGCAGGTCCAACCACTACTTCAGAATTTCTCCAATCTAATTATATAGATGAATTTATTCTCTATTATGCCCCGAAATTAATTGGCGGATCTGGAAATTATCAATTTTATCAAACAAATGATGTGATTGAGATACCAGATGCGAACCAATTTGAAATTGTTCATTCCGAGTTATTAAATCAAAATGTTAAATTAACTTTACGAAAGAAGTGA